In the genome of Telluria mixta, the window TATCTGCAGCAGGTGGCGGACCGCTTCGAGCGCGACCATCCGGGCATTCCTGTCTGGAGACAGGCGCGCCGCATGAGCGAGCCGGAACGGGCGGATTTCCTCGCGCGCTTCGTCGCGGGCGGCCGCGGCATCGGCTTCGCAGTGCTCGGGGGCTCCTTCGGCGAAGGCGTCGACCTGCCGGGCGAGCGTCTCATCGGCGCGTTCGTCGCGACCCTCGGCCTGCCGCAGCTGAACCCCGTCAACGAACAGCTGCGCCAGCGCATGCAGGCGATGTTCGGCGCCGGCTACGACTACACCTATCTCTATCCCGGCATGCAGAAGGTCGTGCAGGCGGCCGGCCGCGTGATCCGCACGGAGCAGGACCGCGGCGTCGTGTGGCTGATCGACGACCGTTTCGCGCGGCCCGAAGTGCAGGCCCTGCTGCCTGCGTGGTGGCACGTCGAGAAAGCGGCTTAGCGCATCAGGTCGCGCACCTTCTGGTAGCCGCTGCGGCTGATCGGAATGCGCGCACCGGACTTCAGCACGGCGCAGTGGCCATCCTTCCCGGTCGGCTCGATGCGCGCGATGGTGCCCAGGTTGACGATGTACGACCGGTGCACGCGCAGGAAGGCCTGCGGATCCAGCTGGCTTTCCAGTTCGGCCATGCGCTGGTTCTTCAGCCACTGCCGGCCTTCCGAGCAGATGGCCACGTAGTCGTCCTGGGCCTCGATGTAGTCGACGCGCGCGACGGGGATCACCTGCACGCGTGCGCCGTCGCGGATCAGGATGCGTTCGAGCGGCTGGTGGCGCGCCTGCGCCTCGCTCACGAGCGCGCGCATCGCCGCCTCCCCCTGGGTCGCGGCCGCGGGCGCGGCGAGGCGTTCGCGCGCGTGCGCCAGCGCCTGCGCGAGACGCTCGCGCGTGAACGGTTTCAAGAGATAGTCCAGCGCATGGACGTCGAAGGCGCGCAGCGCGAACTGGTCGTAAGCCGTGACGAACACGTAGTGCGTCTTCGCGCCGGCCAGTTCGACGACTTCGAAGCCGTCCAGCTTGGGCATCTGGATGTCAAGGAACACGAGATCGGGCGCCAGCTCCGCGATCGCCTTCACGGCCTCGAAGCCGTTGGCGCATTCGCCGACGATCTCCACGTCGGCATGGGCCCCGAGATGTTCGCGCAGCACGGCGCGCGCCAGGGGTTCGTCGTCCACGATGATCACGCGCATGCGTCAGGTCCTTTCGGGTTCAGGTTGGGGTTCGTCGGCCGTCACCGCCGGCAGCGCCAGCTCCACGATGAAGCGGCCGTCGCGCCGGGCCCAGTGCGCGCTCGCCTCATGCCCATGGTCCGCCGCCAGGCGCTGGCGCACGTTGACGAGGCCCAGGCCCGTGCCGCGTGCGCTGCCTGCGCCGTCGACGCTGTCGGGATCGACGTCGTTCTCCACGCGGATGCGCAGGATCGATCCGGCGCGCGTCGCCTCGATGCGTACGAGGCCCGTCTCGATCATCTGGCCGATGCCGTGCTTGATCGCGTTTTCCACGAGCGGCTGCAGCAGCATCGGCGCCAGCAGGCACGCACCGGCGGCGGGATCAATGGCGGCCTCGAAGCGCAGCCGGTCGCCGTAGCGCACCTGCTCGATGGCGATGAAATGCCGTACGAGTTGCAGTTCCTGGTCGAGCGTCACCTTGCGGTCGGCCCGCAGGCCCAGCGTGTGGCGGAAGAACTCGGCCAGCTGCACGGTCATGGCGCGCGCAGCCGCCGGATCGAGCGACGTCAGCGCGCTGATCGAGTTCAGGCTGTTGAACAGGAAGTGCGGATCGACCTGGGCGCGCAGCATCCGCAGTTCGGCGTCCTGGGCCATCAGCTTCATCTCCAGGCGCTGCGTCTCGAGCTGGCGCACGCGTTCGGTCTCGATCAACAGGTAGTTCACGGCCGCCGCCAGGCCGTACAGGATCAGGCCCAGGCCGAACATCGATGCCAGCACGGGGCCGCTCGCGACGGGCACGTAAGCGTCCGGCGCGAGCGCGGCCAGGAGACTGTTCCAGACCGCGCCCATGCCGCACCACAGCCCGGAGACACAGGCCGCCGTCATGCCGACGCCGGCGGCGATGGCGAGCGGACGGCGCCGTCCCAGCGGGTACGCGCGGCACACGTAGTAAGCGGAAAAGCCCGCCGCGTACGCGTACCAGAGCGCCAGCGGTACGGCGAACAGCACGCTCGCGCCCCAGCCCGCGCCGCTGACGGCCAGCATGGCCGCCAGCAGCAGGCCCAGCATCAGCCAGGCCAGCAGATAGAGCGCCGTCGCGCGCCAGCTCGCGAAGATGCCGTGCACTGGCCGCGCCCTTAGTTACGCACTTCCACGCCGCCCATGATGGCGTAGCCGGAGATGACGAGGCGCTTGCTGGCGTCGGGCGGCCGGGACGTCTTCTCTGCGAAGCCGCCCATTACGGGCGTGCCGTTCAGGACGACGGTCCAGTCGGGCGGCACCTTGATGTTGATGCCGCCCCAGACCGTGAAGACGTTGATCACGGCTTCCTTGACGATGGACGCATCGCGCAGGTCGAGTGCGCAGCCGCCCATCACGGCCGTGATCTCGCCGCCGCGGAAGTCCTGCGCGCTGACGCGGCGCTCGAAGCCGCCCAGTACGGCGACGATGTCGACGACGTTGTCGGGGCTCGTGCCCGCGGCGACGTCTTCGCGCGCCACCCGCCCCGGGCCCAGCGACCGGTACAGCACGAGTCCGCCGAGTGCGATCATCACGAGCGGCCACAGCGTGCCCCAGCTGATGTAAAAATACCCCATGCGGCCGACGATCATCAGCACACCCACCGCGATCAGCACGCCGCCCATGTAGTTGCCGCTGCGCGCACCGTTGCCGAACAGCGCGGCACAGCCGGCCACGATGAAGGCAAGCGGCCAGAAACCGATCGCGTGGCGGAAGTTCAGGATGTCGAGGTTATCGAGCAGGAACAGGACGCCCATGCCCACGACGAGCAGGCCCAGCACGACCTGGCTCGACGCGCGGTTCGTATTATTTTCCATGGCCGTCGCCTCCCTTCTGGCCGAAGCGGCGCTCGGCGATCGGCCGGATCGCCATCGTGATGCCGCTGATGATGATGAACAGGGGCCAGCTGTTGCCGAACGTGAGGCCCCACAGGCCTTCCAGCACGGCGAACAGCCACAGGCCGATGAACACGGTCCACAGGCCATTGGAGAATTCGCGGGCGCTCGGGTAGCCGATGGTCTGGTTGATGCCCACGACGACCAGCAGCAGCGGCGCATAATGCCACAGCGAGCGGATGTCGAACACATCCATCTGGTCCAGCAGGAAGGCCACGCCCAGCCCCACCAGGACCAGGCCCCACAACACCTGGCGCCGCAGGTGGTAGGAAGCTTCGCTATTCATGTTTCCTCCGTTGTGATCGAATGTCGACACGATAACGGAGACCGCCGTCCGAGTGGAAGCGCTTTTCGGCCAATGGCGGCGCGGTGCCGGTGAATGGCGACGTGAACGGCGAATAGCAAAGGGCCCGCCATGTCGCCATGGCGGGCCCTCGGAAAGCGGATGGATCAGGCGGCGGCTTGTGGACGCTGCCCCTTCTGCTGGTTGCGGTACTTGGCGCGGGCAGCGGCAATCTTGAGGGCTTCGCGCGCGACGTTCATCTTGTGGATTTCCTCGCGCTCTTTCTTGCCCCGGTGCTGGGCGACGTGTTTGCTGCCGATCTTGGCGGTCATGATGCTTCTCCTGTTCGGTGACGGTGAAACTGGTTCAGGAACGGGAGGCGCCGATCCGGTCGTCCGACGGCATCAGCATGCCCCACCCCAGCTGGCGCCGGATTTCTTCCGGCGTCGGCGGCGGTTTCGTGTCTTTCGAACGCCGCTCGAGGTACTCGCGCACGAGATGCTTGGGGGGGTGATTCGTCGTCGTCGTGGTCATGGCAACCTCCGCTCCGTTGAAGCCGGCGCGCCTGGCGCCGGCTTCGAAATTGGTGCCGATCCTCGAGGCGACCGGCTGACCTGTCGAGGTGGTTGGCCGCCTGCGGAAGATCGCTGGTGCCTCACTCGACGCCTCTATCGTAACGAGTCCGCCGGGGTCGCAACCGTTAGTTGCCGCACACTGTACGTCCCCATGAGTTCCAGTCCTACAGACCACCTTCAAACAGGCCTACGTGACGTCGAAAAATGCAATAAAAAAGGGGGCCGCAGCCCCCTTAAGCTTGCCGACGATGACGTCAGAATCGATATTTCAGATTCACGTAGAACTGGCGGCCGCTGACGTCCAGCTTCTGCTGTTCTTCCTCGCTGTAACGGTAGTACGCGCGCTTCACGTTGGTCAGGTTCGTCGCGTCGAACGTGAGCAGCAGGTTCGACGCGAGGTTGACACTGGCGTTGAAGGCGAGCGTCGTCACCGGCGCGGCCATCGTGGGCGCAGTCGGCATCAGGACGCCGTTGACGCTGTACAGCCCCTGGCTGTTGGCCGTCGGCGCCGGCGCCGTGGAGCTGTTCACGTACTCGCTGCGGTAGTTCGCGACGAGGCGCAGCGACACCTTGTCGTTCTCGAAATAGCCGCCCAGGTTCGCCGCCCATTCCGACGCGCCGACCATCGGCCGGCCGTCGTCGACCTTCGTGTGGGCGCGGCTGATGTTGCTGGTGAAGCCGAAGCCCGTCGTGCCGAACGGCTGCTCGTACGACAGCTCGAGGCCCGCGATATGGGCGCCCTGCTGCTCCGACGTCTGGACCGTGTACGTCTTCATCGCCTGCGCCGCCGAATCCCACAGGTCGATCGTCGCGCCGCCGGTGGTGCCGGTCTTCGCATAGCCCTGGATGCGCGAGTAGAATAGGTCCACGCCGACCATCGACCGGCGCGCGAAGTACCAGGCCCACGACGCATCCAGGTTGTCCGACGTGAGCGGCTTGATGCCGGGGTTCGGTCCCGTCACGCGGCAGCCCTGCGCATCGCAGGTCGGCGAGCCGAAGCCGGCGCCGAGCAGGTTGTAGTTCTGGCGGCCCACCGTGCGGCTCGCGCCGAAGCGCAGGATCTGGTCCTTCGTCAGCTCGTAGCGCACGTTCATGCTGGGCAGCCAGTTGTTGAAGCGGCGGTCCGTCTTGATGAAGTAGTAGGTGTTGCCCGTGTTGTTCTTGAAGGGTTCGTTGTCGTAGACCGGCTGCAGGTCGCCCGACGTCGTGATCGCATCCGGATAGGCCGCGCACGGAATCGCCGGCTGGCCGGGCGCGGCGCGCAGGCACACGCCGGCCGGGATCGGCGTCGGGATGTCGGCGTTGATGCGGGTCTGCACGAAGCGCAAGCCGACGTTGCCGGACCAGCGCTCGCCTTCCAGGTTGGCCATCACATAGGCCGCGCCCTGGCGTTCGCGCATGTGCAGCTCGGTCCCGACCCGGCGCTCGTACTGGTCGCTCGTCGCCTTCGTCGCGCCCTGGAAGTACGCCATCAGCACGGCCGGGTCGAACGTGTAGCCCGTGTTGTCCCAGCCGGCCGGGCCGTCGAGACCCGCGCCGAAGTCGGACGGCCACGGGATCGTGCCGGTCGGCGCACCGATCGTGATGTCGCGGTTGTGATAGGCCGGGTAGCGGCGCGCGCTGTCGCGGTGGTGGTCGGCGTAGCGCACGCCGCCTTCGACCGACTGGATCCAGCCCTTGTCGACGCGCCATTCGCCGTCGACCTGGCCGCTCGTCTCGCGGTCCGTCGTTTTCAGGCCC includes:
- a CDS encoding TonB-dependent receptor; protein product: MLKQKPLAAAVALAWLGVAGTPALAQNDAGSTQMQTVEVTGIRASMAKSLAVKRDATANVEVITAEDVGKMPDKNLADSLQRLPGVAVRTDYDEAEKVAMRGTNPDMSLIVFNGHAVSSGDWYIADQASSSRSTSLSLMPSSVLNQAIVYKTSQANIVDGGLAGTINVTTRKPLAQKERLSGVASVGASYATLPGKTAPDLNASVNWKNEAGTFGFILQGFAEKRYIRRDSASRLAYGTSSGWDVINTTTMKGITDASLAGSGYKAADLNGVRLPGSMSTEFVEGVRDRKGGMFSLEFKPNQDVDVTVTGFTSTLKAPNYGRLKAGAMYSMLLGKASLADGATGATAPNTVGAQGQQVFASIRNPVIVTETTMYGDQLRVLKSADIMFADGTPPQYIGNSEGFYRQGARATSSFLDLDGKWRVNPDLTLKTLLSTTRGVGKTDYDQGLTYASFGTGVSYALGGVDNAPYVKYYGTGVKPDQLVVRTISGLKTTDRETSGQVDGEWRVDKGWIQSVEGGVRYADHHRDSARRYPAYHNRDITIGAPTGTIPWPSDFGAGLDGPAGWDNTGYTFDPAVLMAYFQGATKATSDQYERRVGTELHMRERQGAAYVMANLEGERWSGNVGLRFVQTRINADIPTPIPAGVCLRAAPGQPAIPCAAYPDAITTSGDLQPVYDNEPFKNNTGNTYYFIKTDRRFNNWLPSMNVRYELTKDQILRFGASRTVGRQNYNLLGAGFGSPTCDAQGCRVTGPNPGIKPLTSDNLDASWAWYFARRSMVGVDLFYSRIQGYAKTGTTGGATIDLWDSAAQAMKTYTVQTSEQQGAHIAGLELSYEQPFGTTGFGFTSNISRAHTKVDDGRPMVGASEWAANLGGYFENDKVSLRLVANYRSEYVNSSTAPAPTANSQGLYSVNGVLMPTAPTMAAPVTTLAFNASVNLASNLLLTFDATNLTNVKRAYYRYSEEEQQKLDVSGRQFYVNLKYRF
- a CDS encoding sensor histidine kinase, whose translation is MHGIFASWRATALYLLAWLMLGLLLAAMLAVSGAGWGASVLFAVPLALWYAYAAGFSAYYVCRAYPLGRRRPLAIAAGVGMTAACVSGLWCGMGAVWNSLLAALAPDAYVPVASGPVLASMFGLGLILYGLAAAVNYLLIETERVRQLETQRLEMKLMAQDAELRMLRAQVDPHFLFNSLNSISALTSLDPAAARAMTVQLAEFFRHTLGLRADRKVTLDQELQLVRHFIAIEQVRYGDRLRFEAAIDPAAGACLLAPMLLQPLVENAIKHGIGQMIETGLVRIEATRAGSILRIRVENDVDPDSVDGAGSARGTGLGLVNVRQRLAADHGHEASAHWARRDGRFIVELALPAVTADEPQPEPERT
- a CDS encoding LiaF transmembrane domain-containing protein; this translates as MNSEASYHLRRQVLWGLVLVGLGVAFLLDQMDVFDIRSLWHYAPLLLVVVGINQTIGYPSAREFSNGLWTVFIGLWLFAVLEGLWGLTFGNSWPLFIIISGITMAIRPIAERRFGQKGGDGHGK
- a CDS encoding cell wall-active antibiotics response protein codes for the protein MENNTNRASSQVVLGLLVVGMGVLFLLDNLDILNFRHAIGFWPLAFIVAGCAALFGNGARSGNYMGGVLIAVGVLMIVGRMGYFYISWGTLWPLVMIALGGLVLYRSLGPGRVAREDVAAGTSPDNVVDIVAVLGGFERRVSAQDFRGGEITAVMGGCALDLRDASIVKEAVINVFTVWGGINIKVPPDWTVVLNGTPVMGGFAEKTSRPPDASKRLVISGYAIMGGVEVRN
- a CDS encoding LytR/AlgR family response regulator transcription factor, coding for MRVIIVDDEPLARAVLREHLGAHADVEIVGECANGFEAVKAIAELAPDLVFLDIQMPKLDGFEVVELAGAKTHYVFVTAYDQFALRAFDVHALDYLLKPFTRERLAQALAHARERLAAPAAATQGEAAMRALVSEAQARHQPLERILIRDGARVQVIPVARVDYIEAQDDYVAICSEGRQWLKNQRMAELESQLDPQAFLRVHRSYIVNLGTIARIEPTGKDGHCAVLKSGARIPISRSGYQKVRDLMR